Genomic segment of Dromiciops gliroides isolate mDroGli1 chromosome 3, mDroGli1.pri, whole genome shotgun sequence:
TAGGAAGCCATCAATTTCCTGATATGCTTCTAGTTTGGGAGATAGGGCTGCAAAATCCTTTTATAATAtagtaaagtattttttaaactgtagcttttctctttttaaaaataactttttaggggcagctaggtggtgcagtggatagagcactggccctggagtcaggagtacctgagttcaaatctggcctcagacacttaacacttactagctgtgtgaccctgggcaagtcacttaaccccaattgcctcactaaaaaaaaaaaaaagaagctcttGAGACAAGGAATTTGGTATATTAAAAATAGATTgtagagtaataataatagactTTAACTTTTCACAGTATGATACAGCTATCATTCAGATCCCTatggaaaaaattatatctttctaAGCTAGTCAGAATGTTAACAAACTGacaggaattaaatcaaatttctgTCTTTAATGAAGAACTAATCTcaacataatattttaataataataataacaataacaacaacaattttaaatTGGGGTCATTAGGTATTATAAACTTTCTATTAATTAGATGCCGTTTCAAAATACAGTAACTGAAGTATCCCAAGTTAAGATAGCAATTAGCTTACATTTATctattgcttttactttgtcaaatgctttataTTCATTAGCTCTTTTGACAATCACAGCAAACCTATGAGGAAGATAGAGGAGGTATTAGTTTCTCTCTTTCATAGATTAGACaatcaaattacttgcctaggtTCAGAGAACTAGCAAATTAAAGAGATGAGACTCCATTTGAGATCTTTTGAGTCCCGTCTAAACTTTTTTCTAACATTCCACACAGCTGGTGGTTCTCCAGGTCtttaatccttcttaattctcaTTTAAATTGGCATTTTAATCAAATATTATATTAGTTgcttctcctttttgtttttaacttgtcattccctttttttttttctgtttctgattcCTCAAATTGCAAGTCACAAATGTATGAGACTATGAGTAATCAGTTATGACAAACAATTGTCAGGCTTTTATCTATTCAAAGAATGATAGATAATATGGTATCTTTAGCAACTCTCCAATTCCAAGGAATTCCTGAAGATTTTTTCCTTTGCCCAGaggaaattttcttttatgatccTTAAGGGGACGGTAGCAGTAATCTGCCTTAAAATTCATCTCATCTAAATTAGTATAGTGCTAGCTTTTTTAGTACTTTCTAAGActttatatgcatttatttgtGAATTATGAAACTGAAATTCTTACCTACCAGGTAATTGAAGGAGCTCTTCAgagatatattttgaaatattcacAAATTACACTCAATTTTGTGAATAAGTATATTCTAGAAAATATCTCTTATTTTCAAACAACTGCCTGTGGGTGCAGTAGTATTTTCCTATCAATTTCTGTTAAAAAATTGAATCTGTATTCCTcatgggtgggggagagaaatggGGTCCCAATCCACAGTAAAAAATCGCACTTAATTCGccaaattttttttcaacatcACAATTTGTCAAGTTAAAACCATTTTATGATAACATTTTAGTCAACATACAGTAATTAGCCATAGAAATACAGGTAGGACACTCAAAACTTTGTTTTCGTTTTAGATTAGACCACCTGATAGAAATATGCCCTGTCTTTTGCCTGATGAACTTTTGGTCACTAGTACAATCTCTAACCCAAAGGAACTATTCCCTTCCCTAGCCTCAAGTGTTTATATGTTTATGTTAAGGAATTTGATCTGACATTTATTTAGTTGTGCAAATCTATCCATGCTGTAATAAttctttttcaattgtttttttgtttgtttgtttgtttgtttggttttttgtgtgtgtgtgtgaggcaattggggttaagtgacttccccagggtcacacagccagtaagtgtcaaatgtctgaggctagatttgaacttaggtcctcctgaatccaaggccagtgctctatccactgcgccacctagctgtccccttttcaattgttttttataCTTAAAGACATGTTTATTCTCTTATCAATCTGTTATGAATCTGATGCCTTCCCAAGATTATGATGCAATGATCTGTGAAAACAGCTATCACTGTATGTCAAAAACATGGTCAACAAAACAGTAGACAAGAAAGCCAATCTGAACCTTTAAAACATCATAATTAGATGTAGATGTGAGAAGGGTTCTGAAATGAGTTTGTGTGAGGTGACTCAGtcctataaatgttaattaaaagcCTAAGTTTAAAACGCAGAAGCAGCAATCTATTTCCTTTGAACTCGGGCAGCTGGGGATTATTTGAGAGCAGTGCAGGATTTATTCATCCAAATACTAATGAGTTGGTCTTAATGATAAGCATGAAAGATAGAGGGTAAAGTACACCAAATAAATAGGGCCTTATGTTCTCCTTTGTGAATAGGCGACGTCTCACCTGGATACAGTGGGCTTctctgctgattctttttttgtcaatTGTGGCCCTGACTGCAGGGACTGAAAATACACACTTGGCAAGACATGGATTTCATCATGATGCATTTCTCAGCTCATCCAACTCTTGCTTCCTCCTCACAAGGCCACCCAGCGAGTGCCATGGAAATGACAATTGCACAGCAAAGCATTGGACTCTGCCTGAAGTCAAATGGAATACCACAGCCAAGACTTTCAGTCATATCCGCCTGGGCCTGGGTCACATGCTTGTGATAGTTCAGTGTTTTATTTCCTCAATGGCCAACATCTATAATGAAAAGATATTCAAGGAAGGGGAACAGCTCAATGAAAATATCTTCATACAAAATAGCAAACTCTATGCTTTTGGAGTGTTTTTCAATGGACTGACTCTAAGCCTTCAGACCAGTAACCGTGGCCAGATGGAGAATTGTGGGATTTTTTATGGCCACAATGCATTTTCAGTAGCACTTATTTTTGTCACTGCTTTCCAGGGTCTCTCAGTAGCTTTCATTTTGAAATTCCTggataatatgttccatgttctgaTGGCCCAAATCACAACAGTGATTATCACAACAATATCTGTCTTGGTTTTTGACTTCAAACCATCTTTGGAGTTCTTTTTGGAAGCCCCAACAGTCcttctttctatatttatttataactgTAGTAAATCTAGAAGCCTAGAATATGCACCTTTGCAAGAGAGGACCAAAGATCTAAGTGGCAATCTCTGGGAACGGTCAAGTGGGGTAAGTTCCTAGAATGTTACTTTCTCTCCCCTCTACCAGAATGCTAGGGGTAGTTGTTAaagtgaaaagaagagaataaatttCTTGACTCTCTGAAAATATCTTTTAGATAAGCAAATATTTTTTGAGTATTTGCTCTGGATAAGATGATATGCTATATAAGCTATGCAAAAAAAAGGTCTCATGGTCTTGTTGAGGAAATAACATTTAAATGTGGAAAGGCAAGTAATAATACTTAAATCTAATTTGTTCCCTAATTTTCCCTTCATTCATGAATAATAACtaatatagtgcttactatgtaccaggcactgtgctaaatgctttgaaattattatcttatttgattttcacaaccttgtgaggtaggtgcttttatcattttacagatgaggaaactgaggcagacagaggttaaaagatttgcccaggctcaAGCATTATAGTTCTGTCATGTGTCGTTTaacaatttaagatttttttagtAGGGTTTCTGCATGGAGGAAAACCTTTTCTAGACAAAATAGATGTTTGCTTTGAATATCAGTTGATTGTGGTAGACAGGAGTATTTtgatcatctttttgttttgtcttgttttgttttgtttttggtgaggcaattggggttaagtgacttgcccagggtcacacagctagtaagtgtcaagtgtctgaggctggatttgaactcaggtactcctgaatccagggccagtgctttatccactgcaacatctagctgcccctattttgatCATCTTAATGGGCTGAATGAGAGTGAGCATTAGTTGTGTATTTAAACAAAAATCCATTAAGTCCTTTTGAGGGCAACTACTCTTTATCCTTGTTATTTGGTCTGGAACCCAGTTTATAATCAGTGTTTATTGCATGAATAAAATATAGTTTGCCCTTTATTTAGCTATAGATGatccatttcctcatatatacatatatactttttttttttcagtgaggcaattggggttaagtgacttgcccagggtcacacagctagttaagtgttaagtgtctgaagccagatttgaactcaggtattcctgaatccagggccggtgctctatgcactacgccacctagctgccccacatatatacttttaaatgtataattaaCATTTCGCTCTTTCTTTGGAAAATGTTTCCTTAGCTCTgtaagcttcctgtagaaaggtttttcttcattgctctttGTATTCTTgtattcttcagtatttttgttttcttggtgacATAGCTAATGCTTGGCAGAAAAAGTTTGTAAATTACTATTTCAGAATCAATTTTCTGCCTAAGTGGAGTATACcagtcttttcctctcccttttagtTGAATAACGAGTCTTTATTGTCTTTCTTATCTAAAAGATATAGCCAGTATTTTTCAAGGACCTTTGAAAAGGATAACTCctggtttgttttgttggtttatttgtttttaaggagGGGGCATGGGAGGGAAgaagtgttgggttttttgtttttctcagtaaCTATTACTAGTGATGACCACCAGAGTGTgctctctacattttttttttttttttactatgaccACACTAAAACATCAGGGTTGTTTTATCTCTGTGGTAAATATAGAGTATATTTTTACCAAGAAACTTCTATTTACTTATAAAGTGAGTTTTACGAGATCTTTGGTAGCTGGTTTTGCAAGGTATAAATATGCCTTTTTGATCTGACAGCAAGAGCTTAGCAAAAAAAAGCGTGTCATTCCCCCCACTTTAAGAGCCTTTGAAAATGACAATTACAGTCCACTGTTGATTTCCACATATTTCCTTTAGGATGGAGAAGAACTGGAACTTCTGACTAAACCCAGCAGTGACAATGAATCAGAAGATGATGGTTTCTAGTTGGGACCCAAAGCAAGTGACAGTTCTCAAGAATCAACGGTTAatttggaatgtttttttcttcactttgaactttTTCACTTTTTACTTTAGTACAGAATACCACTCCAAGACCAGAGGCTCAAGGAAATGACTATGGTATTGAGGCACAGTAGCACTTACACTTTACAATTCAATGTTTAATTTTTACAGGGTATCCTCAAAGTGCCAAAAAATATACAGTATACACTTAGCTAGCCCTCTAAATTTATAGGAAAAACTCATGTCAGTCCATCaaggatctataatttcattagtgtggcaattccttccaccaatacaAATCATAACCTGTCTCTAGCTTATAGTTCAGAATTTcctaaggttcagagaagttgGGATTCACAGGGATTAGAGGCCTTGCCAAAAATGAACCTCATAGCTTTCCTGCCCCCAGGGCATAAGTctttatctatatatagatataaatattacCTAAGTAACTCCCTTATATTTTGAGGATATGGCGATTTACTTTTCTCTTAAGGACATGGGGACCCTTAATCAAATTTTTGTTTAAGGAATCCAAATTGCTGATGACTCAGCAGTCTGTGAGACttgtatgttattttcttttgccaaagaattttttttttctaaaaccaaatgTCCAAATTTGAATTTTATGGGATTCATGAGCAATACGTTTTTAGTGATTGTTGTATAAATTTTTTAAGCaaataacaatttaaatgaaagtgAAATTTCCAGATTGCCATCGTTGCCACTTATACCCAATAGTTTATTCATTGGAACAAAATGGAGTTTAtgtctccatttaaaaaaaatctcaagttcattatttttaatacaaTTAAATTTCAATGAATATTAATATGTTTGTGAATCATTAAGCAGAGTTTGTGACTGGTTTGAGTGTCTGCATCCTGTAGCATTTTTTCCTGAAAGTTGAGGGTTGATTCCAAGCTAGAACAGTGTGAATGCAGGCCTGATGCCTGAATGGGAGCTCCTCATGTGGAGGACTTTGAAAACAAGTACTGGTATTGTATAGATATGaactaattattttaaaacaggaagacttaataaataaagcattttataataatTGGTATCACTTTCATACTTTTTCAGTGTTTTCACATATATTAACTTATTGAAATAATAATGGTTACTTATTAATTGAACAATAATTAAATAATAGAACTATACAATAGACAGGATGGGTAGACTTTTTTGCATTTTACCAGTTAAGAAATTGAGCCAAAGAGAAGGAAACTTACCCAAGCTCACATAACAGTATGATAGAGCTGACACTAGAACTCAAGTCTCTTAGTCACTGATCAGTGTCATTTCCAGTGTGTCACATTGTGGTACAACAAGGTGGACGTCAATCATCACTACAAAGTAGTCATTGTATTGAATCTCATCTGGCCTCATCTTCCCGGATTCCTACTTTAAGatggaagttgaactagatgaccttcaaggttctggaaaattctatgattataaaTGGTTGGCAACCTACAACTGGTAGACTGAAGCTGGTTCCTTCATAGGTTTGATTAAGGCAATGGGCTGTCAGGTATCTTTCTAATGACTCTGTGGGTTCAGTTGTCTCTCTAGGCTGGTAGCTTTTCTTTTAGGCTTGTGGTCAGGCTTTGAGGTAAATCAGGGACATCATAGCCACCACTGCCATCATACTCCTGGACTGTCAGTTTGGTTTTACTAGAGTATTCctgttttgggcagctaggtgacacagtggataaaatactggtcctgaagtcaggaggaagtgagttcaaatgtgagcccagacacttactagctgtgtgaccctaggcaagtcacttaaccctgtttgcctccgtttcttcatctataaaaagagctagagaagaaaatggcaaactactgcagtatctttgccaagaaaaccccaaatggggtcaggaagagtcagacacaactgaaaaatgactcagtaACAAAAATCCCTGCTTCAGATGTTCTTCACACTGGCCCAGATCTTGTAGCCACAGGGAAGTCTGGCCCTCTCTGCCAAAGTTACcaaagattgtttttctttttttttccccctagaaacCATCTGATATGTAGGTATGTCAATGACCTCaagtcaatttaaaaaacatttattaaccacctactttGTGCAATGCAATGCCTACAAAAAGCCTACATTCTActagcaaacacacacacacacatacagatgaaTAACAAGAAAATTGAGAGTAGAGCAAGAACACTTAATTAGAGCTTCCATATTCATCTATTTCCCCATCCTTTATTAAGATCTGGGCAAACCCTTGGAAAACTATGAAACtggttttctcccctcccccagtcctgCTTTCAGGTCTCATGGCACTTAGCACTTACCagcttcctcccttttttctgcCATAGcaccatgtttttgtctttgttttttcccaTGCTAAGGTCAAGAATCCTACATGCGTCCTCTCTTGGAATAGATTTTTCCTGCTGGCCTCCATTCTCAGTAGTTTCTcattccagaaggaaaaaaaaatctgttaatcAAAGTAGCAAAATCCTAAGGACTCTATACTAGAGGAGAGTCCTTGTCATGCAAATTCCCAGGTGAAACCTCCTCCCTCTGACCTCACTCACAtagtaatttgcatttctctaccttcccagtcaagcatttatttatttatttttttaattttatttttttaattggatggacttgtgatttctttggtgaaGACCACTCCCAGTAAGAGAACTCCCTCTAACTATGCAGATTAACAACTGTCCTGCAACTTGGAATCTTAGAAAGCTCCCTTTCCATATGTGTTATGGATGTTTCATATCCCCTATTAGATTTTAATTCCTTAGGGGAAGAAACCATGCCTTGTCTAAATCTTGTATGTCCCTGAGTGCTTATTACAGTGCTGAATATTTGGTATATTTACTTGAATTCTCCACCAAGGTCCTTTtcacatagatatatatgcacCACCGACTTTTCTGTTAAGCTGAtgaaactcaattcaattcattcaacaaacacttattttcATTGCTGAAGTGTGCAAGGCACttaggctacaaagacaaaaacaacatgGTCTCTACCCTTGGCAAGTTATATTGTGTCACatgcaaataagtaaatatgaggttttgaagaagagaaaacactAATGTACCTTAGATcactccctgaaaactagaacCAGGTTCAAACCTTGCTATGGGTCAATATCCAAGCTCACAAGAACATATTTGCAGCTTCTTTTATCTGGATAAACTTTAGGATACCAATGCAAAGCAATATCATTTAACCAGAATAGCAAGATCAATAATAAGAactatatgtgtacacacacacacacacacacacacacacttctataCAAACAGGGGCAGGCTCTCCCATATACCAGGAGTTAGGAGATCATAAGTAGCCCAGAAGACTCATAATCATAGGACCATCCCCTGACTGAAACACCTCTCTCTGACAAAGAGCTGGTGATGTCATTTCCTGGTTATCCACTGACATGTTACTGCCAAACTGAGGATCACTTAGAGCTGCTATGTGACCTCTTCACTGCAGGACAATGGTGAGAGCCCTTTTGTGAGGTTGTTCATAACCTCaaggctatttcttttttcttttttaaaaaataaatttctattgatgtattttgttgttgttttcttaacTATATCACCATATTTTCCCCAGTATCTCTCATAACTCTTTCCCCTTCCAGAAAGCCATCCCatttaataaatagtattttaaggttaaaaaaagaggaaagaatcagAATAATTGATCAATATATCAACAGAAATCTGGAAATATGTGCAATGTGCAACAATTGTGGGCCTCTAACTTCTGTAAAGAAGAGGGGTgagagtgttgttttttttcacatCTCTTCTTTTAAGACACAAGTTCTTTATAACTTTTCAGCATTCAGTTTAAATTTGTgcatggttctttccatttatgttgttgtagtcattgtgtatattgttttcttggctctacttatTACATTCTGTATCTATTCGTGTAgatctttctatatttctttgtattcatcatttcttacagcacattattCCATGTACCACAAATTAtttagacattccccagttgataagcatttagtttgtttccagttctttgctatcacaaaaagtgctgctataaatattttggtgcatttagggacttttttcttatcaatggccTCCATGGGATATGACAAGTAATAAAATTTCTGGATCTAAGGGCATGGACATTttaagtcactttatttgcataatttcacattgGTTTCCCAAATGATTATATTGATTCACAGTTCTACCTGGTGCCTATCTTCCTACAGTCTTTCCAAtgttgactatttccatcttttgcatctttgccaatttaaaaagttttagGTGAAATCTCGGggttttgatttgcttttctcttattattagtgacttaGAGTATTCTTTTATGTGGttaataatttgcaattcttttgagaatttttttatatcctttgaccatttatctattgtggAATAGCttgtgtatgtattttaaaataactaacagaaatattatgtatctatatatgtatataaacaattaggagtatataatacatacatatttatatacatacttatacatatggatacatattatctatctattcattgtTTATGTATCTTGATTACCAAACTCTTATCAATGCAAAgactttttccccattttaacacttccttttttatcctaggtccatttattttgtttgtgcagaaacttttcagtttcatgtgatCAATGTTATTTGCTCTATTATAATTGCCTCTATTCCCTGTCTCATTAAGAATAATATATCATACCTGTAGCTCTGAGAGGTATATGACctgcttctctt
This window contains:
- the SLC35A5 gene encoding probable UDP-sugar transporter protein SLC35A5 isoform X1: MRRQRSATEGMRNAISPLRMCTKRFCFVKGYKQPDGSDIGMEGKCCSQPGPQITSVASTTLLGAMFVALSSSRILLMKFSANEENKYDYLPTTVNMCSELVKLIFCVTVAIWAVKKEGNQCKVFGCASWRELCHYMKWSIPAFLYFLDNLIVFYVLSYLQPVMAVLFSNFSIITTALLFRIVLKRRLTWIQWASLLILFLSIVALTAGTENTHLARHGFHHDAFLSSSNSCFLLTRPPSECHGNDNCTAKHWTLPEVKWNTTAKTFSHIRLGLGHMLVIVQCFISSMANIYNEKIFKEGEQLNENIFIQNSKLYAFGVFFNGLTLSLQTSNRGQMENCGIFYGHNAFSVALIFVTAFQGLSVAFILKFLDNMFHVLMAQITTVIITTISVLVFDFKPSLEFFLEAPTVLLSIFIYNCSKSRSLEYAPLQERTKDLSGNLWERSSGDGEELELLTKPSSDNESEDDGF
- the SLC35A5 gene encoding probable UDP-sugar transporter protein SLC35A5 isoform X4, coding for MAVLFSNFSIITTALLFRIVLKRRLTWIQWASLLILFLSIVALTAGTENTHLARHGFHHDAFLSSSNSCFLLTRPPSECHGNDNCTAKHWTLPEVKWNTTAKTFSHIRLGLGHMLVIVQCFISSMANIYNEKIFKEGEQLNENIFIQNSKLYAFGVFFNGLTLSLQTSNRGQMENCGIFYGHNAFSVALIFVTAFQGLSVAFILKFLDNMFHVLMAQITTVIITTISVLVFDFKPSLEFFLEAPTVLLSIFIYNCSKSRSLEYAPLQERTKDLSGNLWERSSGDGEELELLTKPSSDNESEDDGF
- the SLC35A5 gene encoding probable UDP-sugar transporter protein SLC35A5 isoform X3, translating into MCSELVKLIFCVTVAIWAVKKEGNQCKVFGCASWRELCHYMKWSIPAFLYFLDNLIVFYVLSYLQPVMAVLFSNFSIITTALLFRIVLKRRLTWIQWASLLILFLSIVALTAGTENTHLARHGFHHDAFLSSSNSCFLLTRPPSECHGNDNCTAKHWTLPEVKWNTTAKTFSHIRLGLGHMLVIVQCFISSMANIYNEKIFKEGEQLNENIFIQNSKLYAFGVFFNGLTLSLQTSNRGQMENCGIFYGHNAFSVALIFVTAFQGLSVAFILKFLDNMFHVLMAQITTVIITTISVLVFDFKPSLEFFLEAPTVLLSIFIYNCSKSRSLEYAPLQERTKDLSGNLWERSSGDGEELELLTKPSSDNESEDDGF
- the SLC35A5 gene encoding probable UDP-sugar transporter protein SLC35A5 isoform X2, with protein sequence MEGKCCSQPGPQITSVASTTLLGAMFVALSSSRILLMKFSANEENKYDYLPTTVNMCSELVKLIFCVTVAIWAVKKEGNQCKVFGCASWRELCHYMKWSIPAFLYFLDNLIVFYVLSYLQPVMAVLFSNFSIITTALLFRIVLKRRLTWIQWASLLILFLSIVALTAGTENTHLARHGFHHDAFLSSSNSCFLLTRPPSECHGNDNCTAKHWTLPEVKWNTTAKTFSHIRLGLGHMLVIVQCFISSMANIYNEKIFKEGEQLNENIFIQNSKLYAFGVFFNGLTLSLQTSNRGQMENCGIFYGHNAFSVALIFVTAFQGLSVAFILKFLDNMFHVLMAQITTVIITTISVLVFDFKPSLEFFLEAPTVLLSIFIYNCSKSRSLEYAPLQERTKDLSGNLWERSSGDGEELELLTKPSSDNESEDDGF